The nucleotide window atggtgatcatccatccaacatcctgacctcactaaagctcttgttactggatgcaatcaatcaaatcctcacagcaatgctcctcctccagaatctagtagaaagtcttcttctctgcacagtagagacagttactccaacagaagcaggatcagctcttttaatcccctcgatttcagaagaaacagtgaacttatatatatatttaaataaaaattatatatatatatatatattgtctatGCTGTTTTGTCTTTTAAAGTATGGGTAAGCCATCTCTAATTTGAATACAGTAGGTTACAGGACAGGAGACAATCATATAATCATTATCTGTCCTCTCTCCTCCAGCTATGTTCTCTAGTTCTTTGGTAAGGTTTCGCATCTCCCGTGGAGACAGGCCTGATCTGACAGCTGTGGACACCAGCAAGGCATCTGGGCTGAGCGAGCTGACCGAGCTGATGAAGCACTGCTGGCACCACAACCCTAACCTGAGACCTTCCTTCATGGGTGAGATGCGTCTGTTGGCTGTAATAGTCATGGACCTGTACACCTCAGTACCTCACCCTCATCCCTGCAGAATCAGCACTGTTTCTGATTAGTGCTTGTTTATCTCTTCATAGATCGTCATAAGAACACTGTAGTTCATCAGGGGTGCTTGTATTAAGTTTTCCTGAAGTGCCTTTAGTTCTagaatatgtaaatgacctctgttctgattggctgccctccATCATGGTTCATGAAAAACAGTCCAAGGTAAAACACAACATGAATAGTTGGATGTTGGATATAAATGCTTTGGTTTCTGTGATATGACAAAACCTAAATTTAAAACAGGCTTTTTTGCCTCgatatgcaaaaaccttgcatctccatttttttgtttttcatctttCTTTTATATTGTGAATTGGGCCATTGTTCTTTATCTTGtatcagaattttatgatgagcggagcaatagaaatgctctaaaatgacctgtaaagttgtcatgtTGGAAATATAATActcaacaataataataatcattataaaTCATAACAATAAATTATTATACATAATTTCTCTAAGCATTCAGAGAGTTTGTACTGTTTAACctccagatcacattagaacagattaGCAGaaacaagaatttctcattctgaagTAAGTAGATATTGTGAGCTAGTCTGGACGCCCTAAGCCGGCGtgtaaattcaattcaattttcaattcaattttatttatttaggctttttacaacgaatgttgtcacaaagcagctttacaaagatccgggtccaagcctgtTTTGagcagctagtggcaacagtggcgaGGAACAGTGCGACACCGGATCATAATAAAgttaaaaaaaggaataaaaacaaatacaaataaaatgaaaaatgtggcGTTAAGCTGtacaagatgaaaatgtgagtgagatgataaagtcctgcaggtaaacagtcagaagcagagtcctgcagtgaggtgaggatgagtcaatgcgaggcccagagcaggacagcgggcaggagggtagtggagaCAGGTCAGGCGGAACCAggtaataaatatgtaaatgtgttcagtTCCAACAacaatcatttatttagtgcAGAGAATCATTCTAAAAATAACTCTGAAATATATGCTTTTTATTCTAATACATGtttatttctctgtaatgctgatCCAGGTGGACGCAGGTACTGTATAATATAAAATTGGCagatatgtatataaatatttatatcagCATCAGGACTTCtgtatcagtgcatccctgTTAATTTTAGttgttttcatttgtttgtttcgTGCTCATTCCAGACTGCATTGATGTCACTAAGAAGGTGTACGAGATGCACAAGCGAGCAGTCAATGACGACGTGTACACCACCCTGAAACTGCTGGTATAAACGTCATACATATTTCACTAGAATAACAATGATCATGATAATGCTGAGATAAACACAGTTCTGACCCGGAAtgaaatatactatataaactGTTTCTCTTTTAAGGTATTTATTCTCCTATGCCATgatattattaatttctttagTTCTCTAATAATTATGTATTTGTTGAAATTTTAATCAATATGTACATAATGTGAATgacaaaaataatttaatttacctgacatccctctctctctctctaccttttttTATAGGATGGCAACAACAGTTCCAGTTTGAGATCAACCCAGATCCCCTCTAAAGCGAATAACGGTAAATCCTCTTCACCTGATCTGTTCTGCATCATCTGCTCTGAATTAAAGTGATGAAGAGTTCAGTCGAACAGTGCTGGTGTCAATTAGCTGAGAATAATGGACCAAAGTCTTGGCAAAACAAACAGACCAGTGTTACATAGACATCTCCTTCTTCATTTAGTCTtagtttaaatattaattccCTAAAAATTCCCTATTCCCTTTTCACTCTGGATTTCATCTAGAGATGAGCAGTAGAGTATGAAGAATTCTATTGTTGTGATACAAAGGTAAACTTTTGGATACTGATCAACTGGATGTCTCATTAGAAAGAATGGAATAAGTCCTGTTTAACTGGATGGAGTTCAgtccatttaaaataaaaatcacagttCTTTAAATCTGCCAATCTTTGTTTTATGGTTATTATGGTGATAAATGTTATGaatcataaaatatatttaaatatcacAAAATAGTAATTTTACCATATTACCCACTACTATGCTGGTCATCTAAACATTTGCCTTCGCCTTGATTTAAATGCAGGTTCTGATACTGTTAATCATGATATACTCCTTTTCCATTTTTCCTCTACTGGTTTACTTTAGACAGCTTTTGACTGGCTCAGGTCAGAACACAGTTAGTcaaaaacattgattttcacacAGGGTGTACCCCAAGGTTCAGTACGTGGTCCCCTTTTCTTTATTAATCTAGATCTGGAAATCTGGTTCATTGAGTCTCAATCACTAAGCAAAATATTACACGACACAAAGTCACCCCTTCTTAATAAACCCTTAATAAACCTTAGCTATTAAATAATTCATGTCATCtgattctttctctctctgtttgcttcCCGTAGGAAGTCTTAAAGGACACTCTCCTCATGTTGTGAAGACTGAGCAGACTACTGTGCAGGTATTCGTTTCTAAAAGAGGGAAGTGTAAAGGGGAAGTTTGGGGGACTCTCTCCTTAGACAGTGTTTTCGTAACAGCTGTATGTCCTCACTAAACATGTGTACGGTCTTTTTATTAGGAAGCGAGCGGTGCTGCAATTTCAAGGCCTAAAGAACCAGGTAAGATGAATCAGTCTGCTGATCTTAGGGTTTGGATTTATCTGGTACCTTCAGTAATCTTTTTGTTTTACTCGAGCAGAGCCATTCGTTCGCACAGCTTTGCCAGGAACAAGTCACAAACCAGCTCTCAAAGCTCCACCCATCAATCACAAGCCTCTGGGGACCCAGGTATGAGAGTAAATCTTATTGATTGTCACACTAAAACTTACtttgagcttggaagcacagtAAAGGAACGCTCCAGCATTTTCTGGCCTAATCAAAATCCGATACATCCTTGGGAGCCGGAAAACCAAAGTTTACATCCTATTTGAATGATAGATGATTGATTTTGGGGGAAGGACATTAATATAAGAGCAGTTTTAATAAaagatattttgtttttattataaatcAAAGTTTATTTGTCATAGACTCCCTGTTAAATGGTACCACTAGTAGAGGATTGCTTTGATGacttaaaaacaacataaaaaggcATGAATAactgagataaaaaaaatgtagaaattaacataaaaatgtaaataaatacggGACACAATTCTacacataaaatatatttaaaataaaaataatgataatcaAAGTGTGTCCTTGAAGAAGACGTGCAAACATAAGCATAaaagtattacatttattttatgtttattatccTTTTGAAATGGAAAACATTTGAACATCCACCCctctacactaataagagttcttgggtaaaatgctgtgttctttatgttctcctacctgtgtaacatgattaacATGtagaactctgaataaatgtatagataaataaagggaaaaaaaggcagCTGCAATTTTCTTTCTTAATATAATACAGGAAAatttatatacacaatatacaccTTTTACGCCTTTCCTCTATTGGTAGAGGTACGTACAGGTACTTACTCACTGCTTTGGACTGGCTCAGGTCTTAGCTTTCCAACAAAACACAGTTTGTAACCTTAGGAAAGCTTCGTATAGGGTATGCCCCAAGGCTCAGTGCCTGGTCCTCTTCTGTTTATTAATCTGGATCTGTATGGTTTCAGACACATTACTGGTAAATTAATTAGTTCTCAGATACAGTCCACAGTTTTTTATAACTTGCACTCTTTTCTTCATGTCTCCCCTCAGCGCCAGCACTCAACCCCAGGTAGGTGTGAGCCCCGCCCCTAAACCATAAGGTCTTTCTCTATTTAGACGTAAAGAGGAACTGAAACAAGCAGCTCAGAAACGTACAAACTTCCCGTTCTCCTTCCTTTCTCCTCAGCCCACGTGAGCATCAACCTTTCCCAGGTCAGCGCCGTGCAGAtcggcaacaacaacaacatgagTGTGAATATGCCGCAAGAGAGACAGCGGCAGAGACACCTGACAGCGCCTTCTCAAGTCAGCCTTCCAAACTCTCGCCAGCCTTTTAGACCGAACCCCCACCCTAAATCATAACACGCGTTCTTCAGAGTGTTGGACTGGCTCCACCTCTCTctgagcaaaaagggttctagaaGTTCAAAGAAGGGTTCTAGAAGTCAAAAAGGTGCTAAATGGATTTTTTCATCATAGACAAGAACCTTTTAATCAGGTAAAGAACCTAATCTAAATAGAACCATAACAAATCAAAGAGGTCTTCTGGActaaaaatgggttctttgactcataaaAGTAGGTGAACCTTTTTTGGTACTATATAAAAGCATTAAACAAACATATACGATATATCATTAAATAGAACCATCAACAACAAtcagaacccttaaagaaccccatTAAGGGTGTAGAGGACACACTCTCCTGGTTCTGAGCACATTATAGAGTTTTCCCTGCTCCTAACACATCTGACCCAACTGCAAACCCAAAGGCTTCTCAGCACTACAAGGAAAAAGGGTcgagtgagcatcacactgaacactctctctctctgctagtTCAGAAGATCTTACCACTAAGATGCTTTTGTGAAGCTGGGCTCGACTCGCAGAACTGAAGTGGGTGTGTTAGAGCTTCAGAGTTCTCCTTAGTCAATATTTTCTTGGGGTTCCAGAGGACTGTTCTGAGAACTTTTCTAAGGGTCCACATATAGTATGTagaaggggcagtggtggctcagtggtcagaGTTGAGTGATTGATCACAGGGTTCTGGGTTAGACACCCAGGTCGGGCTtttgagcaaagcccttaacTCTCTCAGCTGCAGGGGGCGCTGTGCTCTGGCAAAGAGAAGTGTAGTTTATATGTATTAGGCAATAAAAGCATGTAATCATAATCTTACATATAAAAACTTGGTTTGGGGTGAATTGGTGAAAATGGTGTACATTTGATTTTTGGGTGAAGGGTTTCTGGGCAGTGGTTTTTACAGCAGGGAAATGAGGCCTGATTCCCCACTGGTGTCTAATCACAAGTCAGGTGTAATTCAGGTGTAAGATCTCAGGTTGTTTTTATCTGAAATAATGTTTAATAGCTACTTTTCTAATCTGTTCAGTTTTCTTCTTTATAACATCCGTGCTGAAAAAGTGTGCAgacaatattttttattgtcttttttattGTAGATAATGAATAAACTCTTAACAGAGGATCAGTAAACccttaaccctgatcctaaccctaaccttaacccttaacccacaatctaaccctaaccctgatcctaatcctaaccttaaccttaacctcaacccacaacctaaccctgatcctaatcctaaccttaaccccaacccacaatctaaccctaactctgatcctaaccctaacccacaacctaaccctaaccctgatcataaccctaaccctgatcctaaccctaaccttaaccttaacctcaactcacaacctaaccctaaccctgatcctaaccctaaccttaaccttaacctcaactcacaacctaaccctaaccctgatcctaatcagGGTTaggtgcagtggtggctcagcggttagagcgccgggagggttgtgggttcgattcccgggctcggcaagctgccactgttgggcccttgagcaaggccctttaccctctcagctccccgggcgctggagttggctgcccaccgctctgggtgtgtgtgtgtactcactgcccctagtgcacatgtgtgtgtatgagtgtgtgttcactaccagatgggttaaatgcggaggacacatttatacgtgcacctttaccttatcttacctaatcctaaccgtaacctcaacccaaaatctaaccctaaccctgatcctaatcctaaccataaccccaaCCCacaccctaaccctgatcctaatcctaatcctaaccttaacctcaacccacaccctaaccctgatcctaatcctaaccttaaccccaacccacaacctaaccctgatcctaatcctaaccttaacctttaacccacaacttaaccctaaccctgatcctaatcctaactataaccctaaccctaaccctgatcctaatcctgtCTAACCCTAACTGTACCCCCAAAGGGtcaggtgaacatctacagatctgaacttggTCTCTCCAAATAAAGATCAGCTGAGTTCAGCAGACGTCTTCAGTAGTCAGAAGTCTCTTGATGTTCTGCTGAATGTTGTTGGtgctgctccatcactgagaTGAGATGATGTTGAGATGTTCTTAGAGTCTGATGAAGGTTTATTTCATCTAAAAATGatcactccaaataaagtgtctCCAAATTAAGAAGCATTATGGAATTCTGAACAGCTTTCCGTTTGGACTGATGTGATGGTACTACTGTGTTGGTACTGCTGGGATGGTACTGCTAGGTTGGTACTGCTGTGTTGGTACTGCCGGGATGATACTGCTGGGTTGgtactgtaaatctgtaaagCTTCTCTACATCATCCTCTATTAAAGCATATTATTGCCTACTTGTCCTCTATTTTGTTTGAATAGTAGCCTACTAAACACTACTCTCCCCccccactatctagaaccctcATCACATGAGGCTACCAGTGCTTGAACTGAGAATTCCAGAATGGTCTTCCTCTGAGaagaagctccaccacatcttttcaaactaACGCTAATTCAACACCAACACGTGTGGAGTTGTGTGGGCAGCAGAGAAGAGTGTGTGGGAAGCgtctcatttagaccattagaACATTCTGTAAAtccactatgtggacaaaagtattgggacacctgctcactgaTTGCTtcttaaaagagtttctcctgcttttgttggagtagctgtctctactgtccagagaagaagactttctactagattttggaggaaaattgctgtgaggatttgattgcaattaccaccccacctcatccccaactccccaactcatcacaaaagtattggatggagctccaccatcattccacaccAAAGGGCTTCCAAAAGACTAGATCTGGACCCTTAAAGTTAGGAAGTTCTTCTAACAGCCTTTAAATGTTTTGAAGGTTCAAGCAAACCCTTTTCTTCAGCCCCTTGTCCTGCAGCGATGTGGTGCTCTGATGCTAACAAGCAATGACGGCCCGTGCGGTGAGGCCAGCAGGGTTCTGGCACTCCCTCCGCCAAGTCCCCCATCTGTCACCGGAATCTCACGGACGCAGAACCGCACGATCAGCATCGTGCCCTCACTAGACTTAATATCCCAGCATCCTTGACAAAACGGGGGGCTGGGGGGGTGTTCCTGCCGACAGAATGGAACAGCTGGACGTGAGGTGCATGGAAAGTCCACAAACATGGCAAGTTAGAGAGAGGAGACCACACAGATGCTCTGAGGAGGGTTTATTTGAAGGACAGGACATTCCTAGAAGACATTCCTAGAGGACATTCCAGAGTTCTAAATAattgcactcttaaaaacaggCCAACAAGGGTTCTCTGAAGCGATGCcccagaagaaccacttcaatAGCCAGTTGTCTAGTTGTgtacaaaccttgtatctccagagtAGCAGCTTTATGAGTAGGATAAACTTTTGGAACTTTaattggaagtcaatgtaaaagattttgttttggagcatttctgttggtccattcgtcCTAAAATTCAAAtttaatataaagaacaactgcagattcacattatggagaaaagtgagatacaaggtttctgcagGAACAACAAAGGTTCTAAACTTATCAAAACATGTTCCTAGAACTGTACCTCCAAGTCAGGACCCTGGAAAataatacgctatatgtccaaatgtttgtggacaccccttctaataaatgtattcagctactttaagctgcacccattactgacacagatgtgtaaatgcacacacacagcttgtctagtccctgtagagaagaagtactgccaatagaataggactctctggagcagatcaacatcatcaacctattggctccatgctgcctaatggcaggcgtgggctagagggaaattggggatgaggtggggtgatgatcatccaacattctgaccttgtTAAGAATCTTgtcgctgaattcaatcaaatcctcacagcattactcctccaaaatctagcagaaagccttcttctctggacagtagagacagttactccgacaagcgcttttaaatgaaatgaagaagaagaggtgTAGAAATGAGTTAAATATCATGGAATTATCTAAAAaagaattaattaatatatatattaaataaacgCCCCAAAGAACCGTTACATCGACGTCTtgacaaaagtggttcttctatagcatcactcaaagaacccttagcagcacctttatttttaataagtgTAGGAAGCTTTATTTGTGAGAAGGAACATATCTAAGCATTCTACTTGGCTCCCATGTAACGTGCCACACCACCCACAGTGGCGAAACCGGACATGGAGCGAGGGACGGGAGCCAGGACAAAGACGATAGCTTTAATATGTGTGACCATGTCCAGGATTTACATTGGAACCTGCAGTCCTTTGGCTGCCTGATCACAGAGATGGATCTGGCTCACTGCTGACCTGCTTTGCCAGATTAACAGATGGTGCTGGTGATAATAAATAGAACCGAGTCTGTAGCCATGTGTCCACCTGTGTCCATTTGCACTTTGATCTTAATAAAATGGCCACATCAGATATTGGAATGATGTCACCTGTTTGTCCAGGAGTCTTCACGATCAGGTTCTGATGGGTTTAGGAGAAAGCCATGCAGATGGTATAAATGTgaacatgatgatgatgatgaacagTGGCGCAAATCACCAGAACAGGACAGACGAGGTGATGGGGGCATGGTAACCGATTTTAGACCGGgtcattaaccctttaaaaaggATGTTCTGGCTCTACAGGCCCAGTCCAGTTCTCCTCCTCCAGTGCCTCCTATAAAGGGAATACAAGAAACCCGGAGAAGGTGGAGTACTTCCAGCCGCCCATCAGGTTCCCTCGCTCAAGTTTGAGGTAGGCCTTGTCCCCTCTCTCCATGGTTACCAGCCCTGCGTTGGTCGCCGCCTCACGCGTCACATCCTGGTCACCTGCGAATGCTGATATCACCGGCCAACCGTTCAGCACCAAGCTGACctgagcagagagagatagaggtaaACAAAGTGGTCATGGTCaaagcagctctgacccatcgaggcatggacttctcaagacctcagaaggtgtcctgctgtggtctctgacaccaagactaacgtcagCAGAAGTCCTGTTagctgtgaggtgggtggggcctccatgagcatcagtgagagccTTGGGAGCCCATGGCCCTTGTCcttccttccttggagcacttttggtaggtactgaccactgcataccggactgcacaccccacaagacctgcttgctgatgttcttgAGAAgtcctgacccagtcattgtctagaacatcacagtttggttcttgtcaaagtatTGACCCTTTGACAGGAGCCACAgtaaccagatcatcagtgttcttcacttcagctcTCTGGGGTTTAAAGCTTTATGGCTTACCTGTATCGTCTGTCTGTTGTAAACTTTGACGACGTGGAAGCTGAAGCTGTAGACTCCTTTCCTAGGCGCCAGAAAGATGCTCCTCGCAGGGTCAAAGTGGCTGCCAACGTTCACCAAGACCTTGTGTTGAAGACACAGAGCACAGGGTACAGGGTGAGATGAGAATGCGATGTAAACatggaaagttcttcacctaatggtgatgaagacgctgcctgatgcctgagacacggttctaccagagttctgagaagagttcggctctagaacctgcttttaaaatcagatcattaaaatggtggagggatacatgctgcagggtgtagtgcggctacagaaagtagtccctaaagagaactgcattagttcagattctctattcactattttaccaccatcatcatcatcatcatcatcatcattccatataaaactcatgTCCAGCTATTCCACCAGCCTCGTTTCTATACGTTCTTCAAGCT belongs to Salminus brasiliensis chromosome 24, fSalBra1.hap2, whole genome shotgun sequence and includes:
- the LOC140546843 gene encoding cerebellin-1 isoform X1, which codes for MDRPAICHLVLALTGLMLLPPLVVRSQNDTEPIVLEGKCLVVCDSTPTTEPASNALGMSVRSGTGRVAFSAIRNTNHEPSEMSNRTMTIYFDQVLVNVGSHFDPARSIFLAPRKGVYSFSFHVVKVYNRQTIQTMTGSGLLKNISKQVLWGVQSGMQWSVPTKSAPRKEGQGPWAPKALTDAHGGPTHLTANRTSADVSLGVRDHSRTPSEVSLVLNGWPVISAFAGDQDVTREAATNAGLVTMERGDKAYLKLERGNLMGGWKYSTFSGFLVFPL
- the LOC140546843 gene encoding cerebellin-1 isoform X2, with amino-acid sequence MDRPAICHLVLALTGLMLLPPLVVRSQNDTEPIVLEGKCLVVCDSTPTTEPASNALGMSVRSGTGRVAFSAIRNTNHEPSEMSNRTMTIYFDQVLVNVGSHFDPARSIFLAPRKGVYSFSFHVVKVYNRQTIQVSLVLNGWPVISAFAGDQDVTREAATNAGLVTMERGDKAYLKLERGNLMGGWKYSTFSGFLVFPL
- the ripk3 gene encoding receptor-interacting serine/threonine-protein kinase 3, with amino-acid sequence MELSSFAMPALIHDDSLGSWQLINSGGFGKIYRAKHTRLKLDVAVKLLRYNDGSSSILLREADLMRHGGNPYVLRILGVYEGRPQGASAQLGLVMEYMERGSLLDLQRALNGPPPWPLAFRITHQIALGMNFLHQLDPPLLHLDLKPSNVLLDDSLNAKLTDFGLAKVAQSPSKMAKEEDDETGGTTSYMPPEAFQPSSYKPSFSSDIYSYGVLLWSVITGKEPYNTMFSSSLVRFRISRGDRPDLTAVDTSKASGLSELTELMKHCWHHNPNLRPSFMDCIDVTKKVYEMHKRAVNDDVYTTLKLLDGNNSSSLRSTQIPSKANNGSLKGHSPHVVKTEQTTVQEASGAAISRPKEPEPFVRTALPGTSHKPALKAPPINHKPLGTQRQHSTPAHVSINLSQVSAVQIGNNNNMSVNMPQERQRQRHLTAPSQVSLPNSRQPFRPNPHPKS